TGTCGGCACTTACCCCACCCTAACACTTGTCACACTTTATTATAGTTACTGCTTTAGTATCTGACTTCCCTCCTAGCCACTAAAAGTCCAGGAAGGCAGAAGCCACTCTGTTCTGTTGAACCTTGTATCCTCACTGCCCGGCAGATTGCCTGATATCTAACAGATACTGAACAAAttattgaatgaaaaatgaagtaaTGATATCATACCTAGCAATGCTCAGGAGTCAGAGAAGAGGAATGGTCCTAGAGATCCTTTCTTATAGAACTTAATAATATCAATAGATACTTAAAACATTTACAAACTTAGTAGATACAGACTTTTCATCACCCATGTGAGTGATTAAACCTAGTCTCCCCAGGCACAGGGACAGTCTCCCAGTTTAGGGTCACTTACTGAGACCTAAACAGAGCTGGCCCTCAGGCTTACTCTCTGTGCCAGAATTTCTGATTAGCCATAATGTGAGCTATGTTAGCCTCCCTCTCAAAGGAGCAGGGCTCCCCAGACCACACTGCGAAGCCAAATATGGTATAAGAGTTGTTGATaaggttttacattttttgttttatttatttatttttctttggaggCCAAACTGAGGCAGTGAGGCAGGCCGTGGGAGGTTTATAAGCAGCTGGGTGATGAGATCAGATTTGTGCTTGGAAGGTTACTCTAGCAGCTGACAGAATGGATTTGAGAGGTGTGAGCCTAGGAGAAGGTAGGTGTAACCCTAACACTTTCTCCCACTTGAATAGAAGAGGTGTTTGTGTACAGGTCCCACGCCCCTTCTGAGTTCCTTCCCAATTGAGGACAAAAAGTTTATCATGTTCATCTGTGGAACTATCATGACACAAAATTGGAGCACATTAAAAAGTGGGAGGACAGGAACCCAACCATCCATCAACGATTGaacggggggcacctgggtggctcagtcagttaagcatctgccttgggctcaagtcatgatcccggggtcaataaaatctcttaaaaaaaagaaaaaaaaggaatttgagtgaaagaagtcagacacaaatgACACACtctgtacaattccatttatataaagctttagaaaatgcaaactatcTCTAATGTCATAAGCAAAACAGCGGTTGCCTGAGGGCAGGGATGCGGGCAAAGGAGGACATTGGTAAAGGGAACAGAGGGAAGAATTATGAAGGGGCACTAGgaaactctggggtggggtgatggatatgttcactaTTTTGAGTGTAGTGATGTTTTCATTGATATACAGGTATGTATGTCAAAACTTAGCAAATTTTACTTTAAACACATGCAGCTTATTGTGTGCCAATTATAacataataaagttaaaaaaagaaagtacaggtGGGTATGgtagagaaattaaggaagaggTGTCATCTGAGCTGGAAGATATGGCTTTGGCTTGAAAGAAAGCTCTGGCCAAGCCAGAAGGAAGGGGCAGTCCAGTCCAGACCTGAGCAAATGGGTTTACTGGAAGGTGAGCAGACCCTTTAAAGGAGAGCAGAAAACCTATGTAACCCTATAGGACAGCAGTAGGAAACAGAGCTacaaaaggaggaagaggcagatttTGGAGAGCTTTGAATAtcgagctttttttttttttttttttttttttttttttttttttttaggggtcagtgagaagggcagagggaaagggagacagagagaatcttaagcaggctctgcgtTGGGCatactgggcttgatctcacaaaccctgacatcatgacctgagcagaaatcaagagtcagacgtttcaccgactgagccacccaggcgcccctatttcttccatcttctttATAGTGcttattatgtctttttatttttttatctttttattatttttttaaagatttttaaaaatttatttgtcagagagagagcacaagctgggggagcagcagagggagagggagaagcagtctccccactgaacaggaccctgggatcatgaccagagccgaaggcagacgcttaactgactgagccacccaggtgtccctgtggtcatgtctttttaaacGACTAGGCATTAACTGTGTCCTCATAACAAGCTACTTCAGCCCCAGTGCACCTCCTGGATAAAGTAAGTTTGGCCAATGGCTTATAAATATTCATCCTCCAAATCAGAGGCAACCAGCTTTTCCACAGACCCAGCGGTGGTTGTACCTGTGAACTTCgtttaatgagaaaatatattgcCGATAATAAGAATCCAGCCAAGCTTTTAAATTAATTGgtaattttattaataacaacAGCATCTAACACATTTGAAAACACACATGTAGGAAACAAAAGATTAATTCAGCTTATGATAATGTCTGGAGTCCATCTGGATTCATGAAACCCTTAGGATCAATTCCAGGACTCCTTAGTCAAAAGCAGAGTCGAATAACTGATCAGACCATCAGCAAAATCAAGGCTTGGACAGAAAGAGTGAACATTCTgtaattacacaaaataaaattaaaatgcaattgtCTGCGTGTGTGAGGATACAAAGGTGGACAATGTTAGCTGCTTGAGCAGTGAACCAATCCCTTTGCTTTTCTCAACCTCCTTTGTAAAAGAGGTTATTTAACCTTGCCTGTCTCACAGCGTCTATCTTTTCAGGGCCTCTTGATAAGTGACAAGGTGAGTGTAAATTAAAAGCTCATCTGCTTGGGGAACAGAGGATCAGGATGAAGATGGTGGGTGTCGGAAAAGGAGATGGGAAAAGGATCTTTCCAGTGACCAATGCTCTGAATTTAATGAAAATCCAAAAGAGGTTACACTATAACAAGAAGCATAAAGGGAAAACCAACCACGGCCACCTCCGTTTTGGTGTGCAAAAGGAATCTTAACCCGGGCGGCCTCAGAGCTCTTGCCCTCAAGTGACCCCAGACTGACTTGGCCAGAGCTCCAAAAACATTTCCGTTTTCATGTTTTCACACGTGTCTAATGGAAATGAACAGCACGCACCCAACCACGGAAGCGATTTAAGAAAGGGATGGCGTGGGAAAATTAATTCGacaaattttaattcagtaagtatttaagtgtccactatgtgccaggcagacTGGCGTTGACTATAACAGAAAACCAGACCAGCAAAGTCTCTGTTAAGGGCTTGAGGAGAAAGACCATAAATAAGATAAACGAACCAATTTCTGACAGCTGctaggaggaagagaaaacaatgagaCCAGATGATAGGCAGGAACAAGAGACGCAAATTCCTGAGCGAGACTTGGGAAGGTCTGTGAAAGGTGACTTTTTGAGCCCAGACCTAAATGACCAGCGCCTCGCAGTGACCCAAGACCGGGGCGTTCCAAGGGAGAATTAAATGCAAAAACGATCCACAAACCGAGAAAGAATAGGGATTTCAAAGCCCCAAAGTGAGCGGCGGAAGCCAGAATCTCGGAATTCCGAAGCGGGCGCGTGAGTTTGAATATGCGTGTCGTCCAATCAGGGAAAGGCTGGGACCCGGCAGCGAAGGCTCCACCCTCGGCGCCCTGAGCTCTGGTATCCACAGGAGGCCGCACCGCACAGCAGAAGGGGTGACTGGGCAGCCAGGCAACTGCCCAACGCTCAGAATTCTTCAGGGCTCTGACGCAGTGTTCCCGGGACCCGGGCTTAGTTGTCCTGGGGTCTTTCCTTAAGTGAGGATGACCGAAATCCTTTCGTTTTAGAATACCGATGAAACAGACACCCAACGGTCACCAGGACACAATAGTCTGGGGACGGAAGGTGAGGAGAAGCGAATTTTCAACATCCTAATTCGAAAGGACGTGTAGGAAAACTAAGAAGCACAGTTAAGGGGTTAAGACGCGCCCtagtttaaaaagcaaagccaGTCACGCGCCAAGAATCTCGAGTTGGAAAGGCTTAAAAAGCTACGTAAGCTATCTTTCATGACCTTTCACAAGTAACTTACTTTGTGAGAGCAAGTGAGGGGAAAGTAAGTGAACAAAGCTCTTTTCTCGTGATTAGGTGGgtggctctgaaaagagcctttggAGTCAAGCGGCCGGCGACTCATGCGAGCGCCGTGTCCCAGCAGGGACTCACTTGGAGCTGGTGTACTTGGTGACCGCCTTGGTGCCCTCGGACACGGCGTGCTTGGCCAGCTCGCCGGGCAGCAGCAGGCGCACGGCCGTCTGGATCTCCCGGGACGTGATGGTCGAGCGCTTGTTGTAATGCGCCAGGCGGGAGGCCTCGCCGGCGATGCGCTCGAAGATGTCGTTGACGAAGGAGTTCATGATGCCCATGGCCTTGGACGAGATGCCGGTGTCAGGGTGCACCTGCTTGAGCACCTTGTACACGTAGATGGAGTAACTCTCCTTGCGGCTGCGCTTGCGCTTCTTGCCGTCCTTCTTCTGGGCTTTGGTGACAGCCTTTTTCGAGCCCTTCTTGGGCGCGGGAGCGGATTTTGCCGGCTCAGGCATCGTAGAACACCACACGCGTTAGCAAAGAAAAGAAGTGCGAGAATGGGCGGGCCTGATCCTTTTATAACCATCGTATGCAAATTAGGGCTCCAAAAGCCCTTCGTTTCCATTGGGCCTTGTAGGGACCTTGCGTTATCAGTAATAACTACGTCACAGCACCTACTCTTGGCCTCATTGGCCAGTTCTGGAGCCAATTTAGGACCAATGAAAAACCCGTTCCTGACCCCACCCCTAGCAAAGCTTATAAAGGCTTTTCAATCGCTGAGCTTTCAATCCTGTTTTGTCGTGAGGTTCTGAGCTTTAGGTGTTTTAACCTCACCTTCAATCATGTCAGGGCgtgggaagcagggaggcaaGGCCCGCGCCAAGGCCAAGTCGCGGTCGTCCCGCGCTGGCCTGCAGTTCCCGGTGGGCCGGGTGCACCGCCTGCTACGCAAGGGCAACTACGCCGAGCGGGTGGGGGCCGGCGCGCCGGTCTACATGGCGGCGGTGCTGGAGTACCTGACGGCGGAAATCCTGGAGCTGGCGGGGAACGCGGCCCGCGACAACAAGAAGACGCGCATCATCCCCCGCCACCTCCAGCTGGCCATCCGCAACGACGAGGAGCTGAACAAGCTGTTGGGCAAAGTCACCATTGCCCAGGGCGGCGTTCTGCCCAACATCCAGGCCGTTCTCTTaccaaagaaaactgaaagccaCAAagccaaaagtaaataaaaccctGACAAGCCAAAGACCAAAGGCTCTTTTTAGAGCCAcccaagttttcaaaaaaaaagagctaatgcGCTATTTCGTTACCAGCCCCTCAATTGACATTTTGGTGGCTCTTAAAAGAGCCTTTGGGGTTAGTGGGGATGGTCTCGACCTTCCTAATTACTTGTTCTTGCCAGGCTTGTGACTCTCCGTTTTCTTGGGCAACAAGACCGCCTGGATATTGGGCAAGACGCCGCCCTGGGCAATGGTGACACCCCCAAGTAACTTGTTGAGCTCTTCGTCATTTCTCACGGCTAGCTGCAAATGGCGAGGGATGATGCGCGTCTTCTTGTTGTCGCGGGCCGCGTTCCCCGCCAGCTCCAGGATTTCCGCCGTCAGGTACTCCAGCACCGCGGCCAGGTACACCGGCGCGCCGGCCCCCACCCGCTCGGCGTAGTTGCCCTTGCGCAGCAGGCGGTGCACTCGGCCCACCGGGAACTGCAGGCCAGCGCGGGACGACCGCGACTTGGCCTTGGCGCGAGCTTTGCCTCCCTGCTTTCCGCGTCCTGACATTACGGCCAAAAATGCAGTTACAGCTTCTTATTCAAGGAGATGGAAGTGAAAAGGATAACCAATTTGCTGTAATTTATAAGAGCTACCgggaggggtgaagggaaggAGCCCAATCGAACGGCCAATAGGAAAGCAGAAAGCAGCCTCTTCGTTTGCATCCTGCACTACGAGGAAATGACGGATTTCGTAAGTGCCTACCAATCGCTGGGAGCCACATTAAAGCCCCTTATTTGCATGCCAGggcttttaaagaaagaaggctTTCGGAcaaaatgttgttttgttttgccttttactGAATGGCATTTTTTCTTTGCAGCCTAGAGAAGGGTGGGGGGGTCTTTTTTCCCAGTTTAGAGCTAGAAGGGAAATCTTAAGGACCCGAAAGGCCTGCAGAGGGCCTCCAGCAGAAGCACAGTTGCTCCCACTCAAGGGTAGGGATTCTGAAACCGATTAGCCCCTTGAGCCTTCAGTTACCCCCCAAGTCCCgccttttctgtctctccacaGCCAGACTTCCAAGAGAATATGTTACTAAGGCCCTGCTTTGCAATTCAGTCGTGGCCTTCGGTGTGGCttggccccacccccagccgccTACGCTCTTCGGAATCCGCTGTAACCAAGGACTGGACTAgatttgtcttccttctcttgacCTCCAGGAGGCATCCGATACCGCCTTGAATCTTGCTTCCTTAGCTTTCGAAATGTCGTCCTTCGactttcctcttcctgctcctttTCCTCTACCCGTCCCTACATTCCCGTGTCCGTCTGGGCTCTGCCTCCTACCCAACACCCCCCTCCATCCTTCACTCTCACCGAGGAGTCTTCCCACTTCCATGATTTCAACTATAGACATCCAGATTTGTTCCGGAAGCTCAGACCCTTACACCAAACTGCATACTGGGTACTTCAACCCATTTGTCCCAAGAATTCGACCTATCCAACCGCGAACTAATCCAAACGACCCCCAGTCGCCTCTGTTCGCTCTCTTTCCCTGAATTACAACCTAAGCCAGAATCTACACTTACCTGCATCTCAACAGCATATCGGGTAACTTCCCTAACGTCTCTTCAGCCTTTTCTCCGCCCTCCTGtctgcctcctctctgctcttAGACTTCAGCAACAGCCCTGCAGACGTTTTCCTTCATCCTCCAACTGCCTTCTAGAGAAATCTTTCCTGAGAGTTCTTCCTCCTCAGCTTCCCACCCTGGAGCTTTCTACACCCCTCACACCATTTGCACCCTCTTCCGAGTATCCCCTAAGGACAGGAAGTTGAATACTATAGAGAAAAGAATAGACTTAAATCCTATTCCTTGAGCCCATTTCTGatgttctctctttcattctcacCTTTATTGAACTGACCTTTATCAAGTATGTGCTACCTACCAGGCATGGGAATACAGGTAGCTGACCTTAGAAAATAGAGGAAATCTAAACTCTGGAAGTTAAAATCGGCTATCTGTAGAGATTATCCCTGGTAAGAATGCTGGTATGGATTTGTGAAACACCCAAGTCCAATCAAAGGCTATGAGAATGTTTTCAACAGCAGAATGTACCCGAAGGTGATTCTAACCCTATCAGCTGTATCATTGCAGAAGATGGATGTATTAATAgaaagatgtggtccacatagaGTCTAAACGGGGCAATTACCGTAGGAATATGTTGTTTCTCCAGCACTAAGAATGTATATTATATTGTGCTAGACACAAAGGTTTGGGCTATTATAGAAGGGAGTCCTTGGTTGTGAGAACATCATCCTTTTCTCACAACCTGGGTGAAATAATTCTGAAGACTGTCTAACTCTCTTAGCTCGGATTCTGGGCTCAGTTAACCACTTACCAATTATTCtacttcaagataaaaatatgaggggcccctgggtggctcagttggttgaacatctgccattgccccaggtcatgacctggggtcctgggattaagtccctcATCCGGATCCTTGCTtggcgggagcctgcttctccttctccctctgcttgcctcttcccctgcttgtgctctctctccgtcaaataaataatctttttaaaaaataaataaaatcttaaaaaaaaattaaaaatccttacAAGATAAAAATATGAGACTGAGAAGGGGTGAGTCAGTTATGAGAAGATGCATCACTAGAGGGTAATGAATTTGCATTCTAGACTATTCATAAATTTCTAGTGTCTTTTGTTAGTGTGAGTCTCTCCCCAAAAAGCCAGTACACTCTGATAGTGTCAGCTTTTCAGACCTACAGGGTCTGAGAGTGGGGACCCCACTACAACTCTGGCACCTTGAGAGGCCCTGCTTGAGGGGGGGCAGCTGACTCCCCTTCTCTTTACTTCTGATCTCTTTTTTGCTTCTATCACAGTGACCCTGTGCTATTAGGAAAGGTGAAGGGCAAAGAGATTATATGGAACCTTATCATGTGATAAACCCTGTGCTAGGGGCTACCTATGATATAGATGGAATTGTTTGTGTCACAGATAAGgaaggtgaggctcagagaagttcaagCCCTTGCTGAAGGTGACACAGCCATCTACTAAGACATGATTAGAACTCAGGTCTGCCTGACTCAAAAATTGTGCTCCTTCACCACTATTATTCACACTGCTTCACTCACTGGGTGTTGGGATTCATGAAGCCACTTAACTTACAcagcctccctttcttcttctattaaagagaggaaaagaatgagagaaaattagatttaatattttagattCCATCCAGCTATGAAACCTTATTAGATAAGTCTAGATAGGCCAATATCCTACAAATTATACTAGGCTCAATTACTGTCTATTGCTCCCCAGAGCTCTTTTCCCAGCGTTCTTACCAGAGCtattaaaacatgaaatagaGCAGGCCATCTATAAAAGTAGTACACCATCACAGACAAACAGGCTAGATCTTATTTCCTTTAACAAAAAGGCAactggggtggtttttttttaatattttcttttttttttttttttaagattttgttaatttatctgaggagagtgagagagagcacaagcagggaggagagggagaagcaggttccctgtgagcagggagcccaagacagggctcaatcctaggaccctgagatcatgtcccgAGCTGAAGGCACCCACACACCCCGCAACTGGGATTTTTAAACCAAGACAACTGAGTTCCTTCCCAGATAATCTAGttaatcaaacatttattttgccTTCTCGCCCCATTCCACCATTCTAACCATaatcctctctcttcccctccccctccccctctctcaccACGACCCTCAGCCTCCTCCATACTGAGCTGTACACCGTTCAAGCAAGGCCTATCCACAGTTATCTGCCATTGTACATACAGTGGCCTTCGGCTAGAATCCTTCATTCTCCTCTTAACGTGACAGAATCCTCCTCATCCTTCCAGTTTCGGCCCAGATATCACCTGCTCCCTTCCCACACACACAGCTTCAGTGTACCCACCTCTCTGTTCAGATCCTGGTGCTAGGACTTACCACTCTGTGCTGTGCTCTGACTTTGCTCTCACTTCCTTTCTGTGACCACCTCAAGGGAGAGAGACCATGTCTTTTTGAATCTGAGTCCTTAAGGCCTTCTACCTGGCTCTTAATAGGGTAATTAAATGTTTTCAGCATGAATAAATGGCATAGTATTCTTAGGGAATTAGTGTCTTCCTTTCAAATATCTTTCTCTTTACTCAACAACCACTCTCCAAATGCCAACTATAAACAGTAGACGGCAATAGCCAGAGTGATGGAAGATAGACTAAAAGCTcatcaattaaacaaaaataatacatccAACCATAATAGAGTTGTTagaataaatgagaataaatgtAAAGAACCTAATACAGAGCCTGGAACCTGAGAGGGCCCAAAGCTGTATTAAGAGGCTGAAAAGCTTAATGGTTAAGAGTGCAGGTCCTACAGCCTGAGTCTGCATTGTTTACCAGATCTGTGACCATGGGCCTAACTGCTAGGGGTCTTTGCTTCCTCACTGGTAAAGCAAAAGTCATAACAGTAGCTACTTCATGGGGTtgttgtaaaaatttttaaaagagttcaaatgtaaaacatttagaacagtACCTAGCACCAACATAACACGGGCATCCCCAAAATTCTTTGAACCAATTTgtcctttcaaaaataaacattaggTGTATCAGATGACCTAACAATTCCACACCTGGATATACAGCAAACAGAAATGAATGTCTGCACGCGACAAAAAGCATGTGCCAGAATGCAGTATATTCGTATCCTGCCATTCTGCACAACAGTGAAAATGAGCAGATTGCTGCCTTGCACATGGATGAATCTGAGACgatgttgagtgaaagaatgcAAACACAAAGGAACTCATGCCACGTGATTCTCTTCATGTGAAGTTTACAAAtgggcaaaactaatctatggtgatagaaGTTAGAATAATGGTTACCTGTGGCAGGGTGGTATTGACTTCCCTGGAGCCTTCAAGTTGCTGgaaattttctgtatcttgataTGGGTGTATTCACATGTAGAgttaaactgtacacttaagatttgtaaATTCCTTATGTGTAAATTATACATCAGTAAGCACAAATTAAGTTTTCCCAGAACAAATACTGAAGTAATCATCGCGGagggaaaatgaatattttgttggACATCCCAATCCTCATGTCACAGATtagtgtttattgtttttttttttttaattacacatgaGGTGGCCACCATAATCTCTTGGTTTAAAGCCTCTAAAGTCTCAATCTGGCCATGACAAACCTTCACTACATAGTAGAGATCATTATGACTATGTTTTTATTAGAAACAAAGACACTGAGCTTCCCTACGGAGTTTGCAACTTACAAAGCTTTTGTTCGTTTTTGCAACAGAAATTATAACGTCATCAACCCTCTCTTCATACATTAGTTCACATATCCACCCAATACATTTAATTGAACACCCAGGTATGCCAACACTGATCTTGACATAACACATTTAGAATATAATGAATATAGGGGCgggggtggttcagtcggtgaagtgtccaacccttgattttggctcaggtcatatctcagggtcctgagatcaagccccaagtcaggcttgggctgggcgtggagcctgcttaagattctctccctgtgctcctccaccccactctcgtgctctctcgaagaaaaaaaataataataataatgaaaataatttttgaaaagaacataATGAATACATCCCCTCTGCCCAGATCTTTCCACATGGTTAGTTCCCCCTAGTCATTCAAGTCTCTGTTTAAACCACCTCCCTAGCAAGGCCTTCTTCCACCACAGCCTCC
This window of the Ailuropoda melanoleuca isolate Jingjing chromosome 2, ASM200744v2, whole genome shotgun sequence genome carries:
- the LOC100465958 gene encoding histone H2A type 2-B; translated protein: MSGRGKQGGKARAKAKSRSSRAGLQFPVGRVHRLLRKGNYAERVGAGAPVYLAAVLEYLTAEILELAGNAARDNKKTRIIPRHLQLAVRNDEELNKLLGGVTIAQGGVLPNIQAVLLPKKTESHKPGKNK
- the LOC100466373 gene encoding histone H2A type 2-C, coding for MSGRGKQGGKARAKAKSRSSRAGLQFPVGRVHRLLRKGNYAERVGAGAPVYMAAVLEYLTAEILELAGNAARDNKKTRIIPRHLQLAIRNDEELNKLLGKVTIAQGGVLPNIQAVLLPKKTESHKAKSK
- the LOC100466624 gene encoding histone H2B type 2-E is translated as MPEPAKSAPAPKKGSKKAVTKAQKKDGKKRKRSRKESYSIYVYKVLKQVHPDTGISSKAMGIMNSFVNDIFERIAGEASRLAHYNKRSTITSREIQTAVRLLLPGELAKHAVSEGTKAVTKYTSSK